The Candidatus Rokuibacteriota bacterium genomic sequence CTCGTTGACCTTCAGGCTGGAGTCGTTGAAGATCGCCGCCTTCACCTTCGTCGTGATCACGGAGTCATCGACGTACTCTCCGGTCCCCTCCTTCGTCGCCGTCGAACCGCACCCCCAAGCCGACGCCAACACGATGGTGAGGACAAGGATCCCGAATCCTCTCAGTGCTCTCATGGCCATACCTCCATTCGAATGACGATCCAGGTGAGCATCGCTCAAAGAGCCGAGCCGCCGCGGTCCAGCGAGCAGGTCACCGCGGCGCCGTCAGATGGATCGGCGGCCGCCAAG encodes the following:
- a CDS encoding BON domain-containing protein; its protein translation is MRALRGFGILVLTIVLASAWGCGSTATKEGTGEYVDDSVITTKVKAAIFNDSSLKVNEINVETFKGVVQLSGFVKSQADIDKAVQVARGVAGVTSVKNDMRIK